The following proteins come from a genomic window of Dermacentor albipictus isolate Rhodes 1998 colony chromosome 8, USDA_Dalb.pri_finalv2, whole genome shotgun sequence:
- the LOC135915186 gene encoding pseudouridine-5'-phosphatase-like: MAATFKPVTHVIFDLDGVILDTEHMHEEAVQAIANRYGKKYTWELKLKLMGTTGPDSARMVIDGLKLPLTVDDYLVELGRIYAEKYPKVTLIPGVERLARHLHKHGIPLAIATSSKRVSFTLKMARHKELLALFHHVVCSGDDPEVKHGKPQPDIFLVAASKFDGKPPPEKVLVFEDAPNGVTAALAAGMQVVMLPDPRMDEQNKRRATLCIDSLMNFKPEVFGLPPFEDTAKKS, translated from the exons ATGGCAGCGACCTTCAAACCGGTGACACACGTAATTTTTGACCTGGACGGCGTGATTTTGG ACACGGAGCACATGCACGAGGAGGCGGTGCAGGCGATCGCCAACCGTTACGGCAAGAAGTACACGTGGGAACTAAAGCTGAAGTTAATGGGTACCACCGGCCCAGACTCTGCGCGTATGGTGATCGATGGCCTGAAGTTGCCGCTCACCGTGGACGACTACCTGGTAGAGTTGGGCCGCATCTATGCCGAGAAGTACCCCAAGGTTACTCTCATTCCAG GCGTCGAACGACTTGCGCGTCACTTGCACAAGCACGGTATCCCCTTGGCGATCGCTACCAGCTCGAAGCGCGTCTCATTCACGCTGAAGATGGCGCGCCACAAGGAACTGCTGGCGCTCTTCCATCACGTGGTCTGCTCAGGCGACGACCCCGAAGTGAAGCACGGAAAGCCACAGCCGGACATCTTCCTGGTCGCGGCATCCAAGTTCGACGGGAAGCCACCCCCCGAAAAG GTTCTGGTGTTCGAGGACGCCCCTAACGGTGTCACTGCCGCTCTCGCCGCTGGAATGCAAGTTGTCATGCTACCGGACCCCCGGATGGACGAACAAAACAAGCGTCGGGCCACCCTGTGCATCGACTCACTGATGAACTTCAAGCCTGAGGTCTTCGGCCTTCCACCGTTCGAAGACACCGCAAAGAAGAGTTAG